A window from Micromonospora terminaliae encodes these proteins:
- a CDS encoding DUF932 domain-containing protein, translating into MPHELETFADGTTAFASARLSAWHQLGTVTQNTMKAEEIMAAARLGDWGVRTIPTVGIDIVDGVEVQIPADDKRMTVRRNPVTGETEYLGIVGTDYTVVQNEQCAEMLDRLVDQVGGAHFETAGSLRRGKSVFVTMKLPDAMEIAGVDRLDMYLIGTTSHDGTAALRVDASPIRVVCANTQRAAFRHAVGHYTFRHTSNVNSQISQAREALGLMWTYVETFEKAAERMLQTELTMREFEKVVAQVWPVKDNASEQTKNNAKQRLGTLKYLIREADTQKAITGSRWAGCQAITEYLDHYQPAKNATARANRVLTGNADHLKIAAFDLLKV; encoded by the coding sequence GTGCCACACGAACTCGAAACGTTCGCGGACGGAACGACCGCCTTCGCCAGCGCCCGCCTGTCGGCCTGGCACCAGCTCGGCACCGTCACCCAGAACACGATGAAGGCCGAGGAGATCATGGCCGCCGCCCGACTCGGCGACTGGGGTGTGCGCACCATCCCCACCGTCGGCATCGACATCGTCGACGGCGTCGAGGTGCAGATCCCCGCCGACGACAAGCGCATGACCGTGCGCCGCAACCCCGTCACCGGCGAAACCGAGTACCTGGGCATCGTCGGCACCGACTACACCGTGGTCCAGAACGAGCAGTGCGCCGAGATGCTCGACCGCCTCGTCGATCAGGTAGGCGGCGCCCACTTCGAGACCGCCGGCAGCCTCCGCCGCGGCAAGAGCGTGTTCGTCACGATGAAGCTGCCCGACGCGATGGAGATCGCCGGGGTGGACCGGCTGGACATGTACCTGATCGGCACCACCTCCCACGACGGCACCGCCGCCCTGCGGGTGGACGCCAGCCCGATCCGAGTCGTCTGTGCCAACACCCAACGCGCCGCCTTCCGGCATGCGGTCGGCCACTACACGTTCCGGCACACCTCCAACGTCAACTCCCAGATCAGCCAGGCCCGCGAGGCACTGGGCCTGATGTGGACGTACGTGGAGACCTTCGAGAAGGCCGCCGAACGGATGCTGCAGACCGAACTCACCATGCGCGAGTTCGAGAAGGTCGTCGCGCAGGTGTGGCCGGTCAAGGACAACGCCTCCGAACAGACCAAGAACAACGCCAAGCAGCGGCTCGGCACGCTCAAGTACCTCATCCGTGAGGCCGACACCCAGAAAGCCATCACCGGTAGCCGCTGGGCCGGTTGCCAGGCCATCACCGAGTACCTCGACCACTATCAGCCCGCCAAGAACGCGACCGCCCGCGCCAACCGGGTGCTGACCGGCAACGCCGACCATCTGAAGATCGCCGCCTTTGACCTGCTGAAGGTCTGA
- a CDS encoding MarR family winged helix-turn-helix transcriptional regulator, whose translation MESLSLTPATQAVLDALTELGRGNVHELAAKSGKARSTTDKAIKTLADAGVIVAVDTDADPADGTPTQWTLAHRAEDPDAAPDDVDLGDEHAAIVDEADFGDPDVDDAAAEPDTGDTGDTERTDQPGDGEGGTIPDDAGADTEDEAGQTEDGDEDDSTGGDESPTVTVVQAARPGDRKVMAIKGVLADYGDDGATLDVIVAESGIGHPTATRLLTAMEQADAARRLPGAPQRWIPGPTKASDVDPNPEPPRCPLCHQVIRRLGNTPSATAAVLPLIRPDGTLHVVGPDGETHVVTLPTRTTPRPTGVFRSEGRRGDGTLNTDGSQPFGRGELEKLTLDVLAANPGRAMTPQDIATALGGQLGRTVSSGAVRNNCTKAAAAGRILLVSDTPLTFAHPAPTDNGDTAEQS comes from the coding sequence ATGGAAAGTCTGTCCCTGACGCCTGCCACGCAGGCGGTCCTCGACGCCCTGACCGAACTCGGCCGAGGCAACGTCCACGAACTGGCCGCCAAGTCCGGCAAGGCCCGGTCGACCACCGACAAGGCGATCAAGACCCTGGCGGACGCTGGGGTGATCGTCGCGGTGGACACCGACGCCGACCCGGCCGACGGCACGCCCACCCAGTGGACCCTGGCGCACCGGGCGGAGGACCCCGACGCTGCCCCGGACGACGTCGACCTCGGTGACGAGCACGCCGCGATCGTGGACGAGGCTGACTTCGGCGACCCGGACGTCGACGACGCGGCCGCCGAGCCAGACACCGGTGACACCGGCGATACCGAGCGAACTGATCAGCCCGGAGACGGCGAGGGTGGGACTATCCCGGACGACGCCGGCGCCGATACGGAGGACGAGGCCGGCCAGACCGAAGACGGCGACGAGGACGACAGCACGGGGGGCGACGAGAGCCCCACTGTCACCGTTGTGCAGGCGGCGCGTCCCGGGGACCGCAAGGTCATGGCCATCAAAGGTGTCCTGGCCGACTACGGCGATGACGGCGCGACCCTCGATGTGATCGTGGCGGAAAGCGGCATCGGTCACCCGACCGCGACCCGCCTGCTCACCGCGATGGAGCAGGCCGACGCCGCCCGCCGCCTCCCCGGCGCACCGCAGCGGTGGATCCCGGGCCCCACCAAGGCCAGCGACGTCGACCCGAACCCCGAGCCGCCCCGCTGCCCCCTGTGCCACCAGGTCATCCGGCGGCTGGGGAACACGCCGAGCGCCACCGCGGCGGTGCTGCCCCTCATCCGCCCGGACGGCACGCTGCACGTCGTCGGGCCGGACGGTGAGACCCACGTCGTCACCCTGCCCACGCGCACCACCCCCCGCCCGACCGGCGTCTTCAGGAGCGAGGGCCGGCGCGGCGACGGAACCCTCAACACGGACGGCAGCCAGCCGTTCGGCCGGGGCGAGCTGGAAAAGCTCACCCTCGACGTCCTGGCCGCCAACCCGGGCCGGGCGATGACCCCGCAGGACATCGCCACCGCGCTCGGCGGACAACTCGGCCGCACGGTCAGCTCCGGGGCGGTGCGCAACAACTGCACCAAGGCCGCCGCCGCCGGCCGCATCCTCCTGGTCTCCGACACGCCGCTGACCTTCGCCCACCCGGCGCCGACCGACAACGGCGACACCGCTGAGCAGTCCTGA